A region of Thermococcus barossii DNA encodes the following proteins:
- a CDS encoding RAD55 family ATPase has protein sequence MYGKRISTGIPGLDVMLRGGLIPGRTYLVKGAPGTGKTTLAMHFAMAGIANGENVLYVTLEEPAENLRADMAKMGFRINDSRFTLIDATPTSERYVLVEDFFESFAGSLEKMTNAIKEQIRERHYTRVVLDPVTMLKLTTPDEMEYRKAFLGFIKSMMRMRATVLMTSELQKTDIEEYLVSGVMELRMFDIQGTLYRGLKILKFRGSSFDCSMRPYEITDRGIVVYHDRVISLP, from the coding sequence ATGTACGGCAAAAGGATATCAACGGGTATCCCAGGACTCGATGTCATGCTCAGGGGCGGATTAATACCCGGAAGGACGTACCTGGTAAAGGGTGCTCCTGGTACGGGCAAAACAACACTCGCAATGCATTTTGCGATGGCAGGCATCGCCAACGGGGAAAACGTCCTCTATGTGACGCTTGAAGAGCCAGCCGAAAACCTGAGGGCGGACATGGCGAAGATGGGCTTTAGAATCAACGACAGCCGATTCACGCTGATAGATGCAACGCCGACCTCGGAGAGGTACGTTCTCGTGGAGGATTTCTTTGAGTCTTTTGCCGGCAGTCTGGAGAAGATGACGAACGCGATAAAGGAGCAGATACGGGAAAGGCACTACACCAGGGTCGTGCTTGACCCGGTGACCATGCTGAAGCTTACCACCCCCGATGAGATGGAGTACAGGAAAGCATTTCTTGGGTTCATAAAGTCTATGATGCGCATGAGGGCCACAGTTCTGATGACATCAGAGCTCCAGAAGACGGACATCGAGGAGTACCTGGTGAGCGGGGTCATGGAGCTGAGAATGTTCGACATTCAGGGGACGCTGTACAGGGGACTGAAGATACTGAAGTTCAGGGGCAGCAGTTTTGACTGCAGCATGCGGCCCTACGAGATAACGGACAGGGGAATCGTCGTTTATCACGACCGCGTCATTTCCCTACCTTGA
- a CDS encoding GNAT family N-acetyltransferase has protein sequence MMLRGEVVGSEIPRFKHRWFGILEVEAEGERYSLYMTGNVAQWFLSGDEVEIEVLSEPKEKDGLKVLDFDDYRLWKFHGGDRIPVWPLFEKTVEAKRYSSLTGELLYTYKLRAREAKYESDFEAIAELEQYHYASQKEKVALWRCENGHIFEANTKQACPVCGAESHILEIKGSTPASRFLILELVEREEYEPRILSYVRVDPPIPLMHRRLPNGEIERNIRERVFPKEWFHPAFWPERIMKELYEELRKKYRKRVARSYLWEKAKWKALAETNTAGARIARVVVHPDYRSDGLGQLSVKAALEWIAERRVPEMRKRKHVVETIAQMARYNPFFEKVGFKFLWETASGRPVLFYPLTEEAREYIERFLCEDPYAPEDGRLWRPSYGKVEPLEGPIIFRNVSKVFESELDIKGLPEEIQELLKAFGVRHRVIQRPILRNLNFEIKPGELIAVVGASGAGKTTLLRLILGSANGWWEERFRPTEGKIEMPKNVNVSVMIPGEFEPGFGSESILEHVYRKIKDINAAVEILNRAGLSDAVLYRARYSELSTGQKERARIASLLAEKPNLLMIDEFAAHLDTLTAMRVAKKVAEIIREAGITALIITHRPEVLKALDPDKVLFVGYGTARLQAKPGYPEGGRE, from the coding sequence ATGATGCTACGCGGGGAAGTCGTCGGAAGCGAAATCCCGCGCTTCAAGCACCGATGGTTCGGAATCCTTGAGGTGGAGGCGGAGGGAGAGAGGTATTCCCTTTACATGACTGGCAACGTGGCGCAGTGGTTCCTGAGCGGGGACGAGGTCGAGATCGAGGTTCTAAGCGAGCCGAAGGAGAAGGATGGGCTTAAAGTTCTCGACTTCGACGACTACCGCCTCTGGAAGTTCCACGGCGGGGACAGAATCCCTGTATGGCCCCTCTTTGAGAAAACCGTTGAGGCCAAGCGCTACTCCTCGCTCACCGGTGAGCTTCTCTACACCTACAAGCTCCGGGCGAGGGAGGCTAAATACGAGAGCGACTTCGAAGCCATAGCCGAGCTCGAACAGTACCACTACGCGAGCCAGAAGGAGAAGGTCGCCCTCTGGCGCTGTGAGAACGGGCACATCTTCGAGGCCAACACCAAGCAGGCCTGTCCTGTATGCGGTGCGGAAAGCCACATCCTGGAGATCAAAGGTTCTACCCCGGCCTCGCGCTTCCTCATCCTTGAGCTCGTTGAGCGCGAGGAGTACGAGCCGAGGATTCTGAGCTACGTCCGCGTTGACCCGCCGATACCGCTGATGCACCGCAGGCTTCCGAACGGCGAAATCGAGAGGAACATCCGCGAGAGGGTCTTTCCTAAAGAGTGGTTCCACCCCGCCTTCTGGCCAGAGCGCATAATGAAGGAACTCTACGAGGAGCTCAGGAAGAAGTACAGAAAACGAGTCGCCCGCTCCTACCTGTGGGAAAAGGCCAAGTGGAAGGCCTTAGCTGAAACCAACACCGCTGGAGCCAGAATCGCGCGCGTTGTCGTTCACCCTGACTACCGCTCCGACGGGCTCGGACAGCTGAGCGTCAAGGCCGCCCTTGAGTGGATAGCCGAGCGTAGGGTTCCGGAGATGCGGAAGAGAAAGCACGTAGTCGAGACCATCGCCCAGATGGCCCGCTACAACCCCTTCTTCGAGAAGGTCGGCTTCAAGTTCCTCTGGGAGACCGCGAGCGGAAGGCCCGTCCTGTTCTATCCTCTAACCGAAGAGGCGAGGGAGTACATCGAGCGCTTCCTCTGCGAGGATCCCTATGCTCCCGAGGACGGAAGGCTGTGGAGGCCGAGCTACGGAAAGGTCGAGCCTTTGGAGGGGCCGATAATCTTCAGAAACGTCTCAAAAGTTTTTGAGAGCGAGCTGGACATCAAGGGCCTGCCAGAGGAGATTCAGGAGCTTTTGAAGGCCTTCGGGGTCAGGCACCGCGTCATTCAGAGGCCGATTTTGAGGAACCTCAACTTCGAGATAAAGCCCGGGGAGCTTATAGCCGTTGTTGGCGCGAGCGGTGCCGGGAAGACGACACTGCTGAGGCTCATCCTCGGCTCTGCGAACGGCTGGTGGGAGGAGCGCTTCAGGCCGACGGAAGGAAAAATCGAGATGCCCAAGAACGTCAATGTCTCCGTCATGATTCCCGGCGAGTTCGAGCCGGGCTTTGGCTCAGAGAGTATACTGGAGCACGTTTACAGGAAGATTAAAGACATAAACGCCGCGGTGGAGATACTCAACAGGGCCGGGCTGAGCGACGCGGTTCTCTACAGGGCCAGGTACAGTGAGCTGAGCACTGGGCAGAAGGAGAGGGCCAGAATAGCGTCGCTTTTGGCAGAGAAGCCCAACCTTCTCATGATAGACGAGTTCGCGGCTCACCTCGACACCCTCACGGCCATGCGCGTTGCGAAGAAGGTCGCCGAGATAATCCGCGAGGCAGGGATAACCGCGCTAATAATCACCCACCGGCCGGAGGTTCTCAAGGCCCTTGACCCAGATAAAGTCCTCTTCGTGGGCTACGGGACTGCCCGGCTTCAGGCTAAACCGGGATACCCGGAAGGGGGCCGTGAATGA
- a CDS encoding ATP-dependent helicase, with protein sequence MSGERIRYAGREYTDEEIFEILSEPVREWFKRKFGTFTPPQRYAVIEIHRGENVLISSPTGSGKTLSAFLAAINELILLGKAGKLEDKIYVLYVSPLRALNNDIKRNLEGPLAEIKEVAEELGYELPEIRVGIRTSDTSSYEKSKMVKKPPHILITTPESLAIALNAPKFRERLRTVKYLIIDEVHALAENKRGSHLALSVERLAHWAENEFVRIGLSATIHPLEEVAKFVFGFDDDGKPRPGLIVDVSFAKQTKIWVESVVDDLVYTDAGTMSNALYSRLAELIREHRTTLIFTNTRSGAERVAFNLKKRFPEFEGLIEAHHSSLSREVRLDVEEKLKRGELKAVVTSTSLELGIDIGTIDLVVLIGSPKSVNRALQRIGRAGHRLHDVSKGVILALDRDDLVEVTVLAHNARNRRLDRIRIPKNPLDVLVQHLLGMALNQVWDVEDAYRLVRRAYPYRDLPFEDFMSVLRYLAGEYAGLEERKVYAKIWLEDGRFGRRGKMTRAIYYMNTGTIPDEAKIRVYTMDKQMIGTVEEEFAERLMPGDIFVLAGRTYEFVKSRGNKIYVIPREGAKPTIPAWFSEMLPLSFDLALDVQRFRREVAGLLDNRRAKSLLMRKYGIDERAAKAVLAYFREQAKYSTVPDDETVLVEEVLGEKRNRYFFHTLIGRRANDALSRAFAYLVSKWKKCNVGIAINDNGFALLLPPEKRLSEEEIRALFEIGDLRETLKRALDNTELLKRRFRHVANRGLLILRRYVGRSKRLGRQQVMAVALLRVLKENHPNFPLLKEVYREIMEDKMDVESAEQFLKWVRDGKVKVVIEHNELPSPFAFNLEVIGSSDVVLMEDRRELIKQLHRKIMAMIEASR encoded by the coding sequence ATGAGCGGGGAGAGGATACGCTACGCCGGGAGAGAATACACCGACGAGGAGATATTTGAGATACTGAGCGAGCCGGTTAGGGAGTGGTTTAAGCGGAAGTTTGGAACCTTCACCCCTCCCCAGCGCTACGCGGTTATTGAAATCCACAGGGGCGAAAACGTGCTCATCTCCTCTCCCACAGGTTCCGGAAAGACCCTCTCAGCCTTTCTCGCGGCAATAAACGAGCTCATTCTCCTTGGAAAGGCAGGAAAGCTTGAGGATAAAATCTACGTGCTCTACGTCTCCCCGCTGAGGGCACTCAACAACGACATCAAGCGGAACCTTGAGGGGCCTTTAGCCGAGATAAAGGAAGTGGCAGAGGAGCTCGGCTACGAACTCCCTGAAATCCGGGTTGGAATAAGGACGAGCGATACGTCGAGCTACGAGAAGAGCAAGATGGTGAAGAAGCCGCCGCACATCCTGATCACGACTCCAGAGAGCCTCGCCATAGCCCTCAATGCGCCAAAGTTCCGCGAGAGGCTGAGAACTGTAAAGTACCTCATCATCGATGAGGTTCACGCCCTGGCAGAGAACAAGCGCGGTTCCCACCTCGCACTCAGCGTCGAGAGGCTCGCCCACTGGGCGGAAAACGAGTTCGTGAGGATAGGCCTGAGCGCGACGATTCATCCGCTTGAGGAGGTTGCAAAGTTCGTCTTCGGCTTTGACGATGATGGAAAGCCGAGGCCTGGCCTGATAGTTGACGTGAGCTTCGCCAAGCAGACGAAGATATGGGTCGAGAGCGTGGTTGATGACCTCGTTTACACCGACGCTGGAACGATGAGCAATGCCCTGTACAGCCGTCTGGCCGAGCTTATCAGGGAGCACAGAACGACGCTGATTTTCACCAACACGAGGAGCGGCGCCGAGAGGGTCGCCTTCAACCTGAAGAAGCGCTTTCCGGAGTTTGAGGGCCTGATAGAGGCACACCACTCTTCCCTGTCGAGGGAGGTTCGCCTGGACGTCGAGGAGAAGCTCAAGAGAGGGGAGCTTAAGGCAGTTGTCACTTCGACGAGCCTGGAGCTCGGCATAGACATCGGCACGATCGACCTCGTCGTCTTAATTGGCTCACCGAAGAGCGTGAACCGCGCGTTGCAGAGGATCGGCAGGGCCGGCCACAGGCTCCACGACGTCAGCAAGGGCGTAATCCTTGCCCTAGATCGCGACGACCTGGTTGAGGTAACGGTTCTGGCCCACAACGCGAGGAACAGAAGGCTCGACCGGATACGGATTCCAAAGAACCCCCTCGATGTCCTCGTTCAGCATCTCCTCGGCATGGCGCTCAACCAGGTGTGGGACGTTGAGGACGCATACAGGCTCGTAAGGCGCGCTTATCCCTACCGCGACCTTCCATTCGAGGACTTCATGAGTGTTCTCCGTTATCTCGCCGGGGAGTATGCCGGCCTGGAGGAGAGGAAGGTTTACGCCAAGATATGGCTGGAGGACGGGCGCTTTGGACGGCGCGGGAAGATGACGAGGGCGATTTACTACATGAACACCGGCACGATACCGGATGAAGCAAAAATCAGGGTTTACACTATGGACAAGCAGATGATTGGAACGGTGGAGGAGGAGTTCGCCGAGAGGCTTATGCCGGGGGACATCTTCGTCCTGGCCGGAAGAACCTACGAGTTCGTCAAGAGCAGGGGTAACAAAATTTACGTGATTCCCCGCGAGGGGGCTAAGCCAACTATCCCAGCCTGGTTCTCGGAGATGCTGCCTTTGAGCTTTGACCTCGCCCTCGACGTTCAGCGCTTCAGGAGAGAAGTCGCAGGGCTTCTCGATAACCGGCGCGCCAAGAGCCTTCTCATGAGGAAGTACGGCATAGACGAGAGGGCCGCAAAGGCAGTCCTGGCGTACTTCAGAGAGCAGGCGAAGTACTCAACCGTTCCTGATGACGAAACGGTTCTGGTGGAGGAAGTTCTCGGAGAAAAGCGCAACCGCTACTTCTTCCACACGCTCATCGGGAGGAGGGCCAACGATGCCCTGAGCAGGGCGTTTGCCTACCTTGTGAGCAAATGGAAGAAGTGCAACGTTGGGATAGCGATAAACGACAACGGCTTCGCCCTGCTCCTTCCTCCCGAGAAAAGGCTGAGCGAGGAGGAAATACGGGCGCTCTTTGAGATCGGGGACTTGAGGGAGACCCTTAAGCGGGCCCTCGACAACACCGAACTGCTGAAGAGAAGGTTCAGACATGTGGCAAACCGGGGCCTGCTCATTTTAAGGCGCTACGTTGGAAGGAGCAAGAGGCTCGGAAGGCAGCAGGTTATGGCGGTGGCGCTCCTTAGGGTGCTCAAGGAGAACCATCCGAACTTTCCCCTGCTCAAGGAGGTCTACCGCGAGATAATGGAGGACAAGATGGACGTCGAGAGCGCAGAGCAGTTCCTGAAGTGGGTTCGCGACGGGAAAGTTAAGGTTGTGATCGAGCACAACGAGCTGCCGAGTCCGTTCGCCTTCAACCTCGAAGTGATAGGTTCAAGTGACGTGGTTCTAATGGAGGACAGAAGGGAGCTCATCAAGCAGCTGCACAGAAAGATAATGGCGATGATAGAAGCATCAAGGTAG
- a CDS encoding heparan-alpha-glucosaminide N-acetyltransferase, which yields MFGSEVYIDHRYWEIDLLRGIGITMMVVSNFVTDLQLFLNYSSHRTFWMAFAITTATIFVFASGLSMWISYSRTLETTPKPYGKYLRRFFKLFGLGMLITVITYSLGMTIHFGVLHLLGTATLLGVFFYRFGRFNALWAAFFILGYLVVRNLHDGIWLLPVGIMPENYSAPDYFPIFPWFGVFLLGMSLGSFLYPNGRRKKEMALPSNPLIHFLAFAGRHTLFIYLIHQPILVGLLRLIHGPLPGIPV from the coding sequence ATGTTCGGCTCCGAGGTGTACATCGACCATCGCTACTGGGAGATAGACCTGCTCCGCGGCATCGGAATAACGATGATGGTGGTGTCAAACTTCGTCACGGACCTCCAGCTGTTTCTCAATTACTCGTCCCACAGAACCTTCTGGATGGCCTTTGCCATAACAACCGCTACAATATTCGTGTTCGCCTCGGGCCTCTCCATGTGGATAAGCTATTCCAGAACGCTGGAGACTACCCCAAAGCCGTACGGAAAGTACCTCCGGCGATTCTTCAAGCTCTTCGGTCTGGGAATGCTGATTACGGTCATCACGTACTCCCTGGGAATGACCATACATTTCGGGGTTCTCCATCTCCTTGGAACCGCGACCCTCCTTGGAGTGTTTTTTTACCGGTTTGGCAGATTCAACGCGCTCTGGGCGGCGTTCTTTATCCTCGGATACCTGGTCGTCAGGAACCTCCACGACGGTATCTGGCTCCTGCCGGTTGGGATAATGCCGGAGAACTACTCTGCCCCGGATTACTTCCCGATATTCCCCTGGTTCGGGGTCTTCCTCCTTGGAATGTCTTTAGGGAGCTTTCTCTATCCCAACGGGAGGAGAAAGAAGGAGATGGCTCTTCCCTCTAATCCGCTGATTCACTTCCTCGCCTTTGCAGGGAGGCACACCCTTTTCATCTACCTGATCCATCAGCCCATCCTCGTTGGCCTGCTGAGGCTCATTCACGGCCCCCTTCCGGGTATCCCGGTTTAG
- a CDS encoding prolyl oligopeptidase family serine peptidase: MKDPYLWMENLRDERVLRLVDEENKRFGEFIGGLSDELFPEVWEYYSIPTLHQARLTEEGVIAMYRERDRQVIRWLGEEVIVDSKELERELGDEVLLQGFTADEKGKLLAYSFSIGGADEGVTRIIDLETGEVIDEFKPSVWNVTFLGDGYYFSRFYRHGETPDGVKAPAVRLFWKGEEGERLVFGKGLGSGHFISLMKSTDGRTAMITVTFGWNSAEIYAGPIDRPEEWRKVYSAGVPAQPIDVVDGKIYILTKEGEGLGKVIAIEDGEIEEVIPEGEFPLEWAVLVDGKILAGRLVHASYRLEVYSLDGEKLGEITFDLPGSAHPLDTDGKRVLIRYESFTVSYRLYEFDGRLNLLDGKEVRGEFTVSEDFAISKDGTKIHYFLVKGERDERKAWVFGYGGFNIALTPRFFPQVIPFLKRGGTFGMANLRGGSEYGEEWHRAGMRENKQNVFDDFIAVLEKLKGEGYRVAAWGRSNGGLLVSATLVQRPDVMDAALIGYPVIDMLRFHRLYIGSVWIPEYGNPDDPRDREFLLKYSPYHNVKPANYPPTLIYTGLHDDRVHPAHALKFFTLLKEVGAPVYLRVETKSGHMGASPETRARELTDLLAFVLRTV, translated from the coding sequence ATGAAGGACCCCTACCTGTGGATGGAGAACCTGAGGGACGAGCGCGTTCTGAGACTGGTCGATGAGGAGAACAAACGCTTTGGAGAATTCATCGGAGGGCTGAGTGATGAGCTCTTCCCCGAGGTCTGGGAGTACTACTCAATTCCGACGCTTCACCAAGCGAGGCTGACGGAGGAAGGCGTAATAGCGATGTACCGCGAGAGGGATAGACAGGTCATCAGATGGCTCGGAGAGGAAGTGATAGTTGATTCAAAGGAGCTCGAGAGGGAACTCGGCGACGAGGTTCTCCTCCAGGGCTTCACAGCAGATGAAAAGGGGAAGCTCCTCGCCTACAGCTTTTCGATAGGCGGGGCGGACGAGGGGGTAACCAGGATCATCGACCTCGAAACCGGGGAAGTAATCGACGAGTTCAAGCCCTCCGTCTGGAACGTGACCTTCCTCGGGGACGGCTACTACTTCTCCCGCTTCTACAGGCACGGCGAAACCCCAGACGGCGTTAAGGCACCGGCGGTGAGGCTCTTCTGGAAGGGGGAAGAGGGGGAGAGGCTCGTCTTCGGCAAAGGCCTTGGCTCCGGCCACTTCATCTCGCTCATGAAGAGCACCGACGGAAGGACCGCGATGATCACCGTTACTTTCGGCTGGAACAGTGCCGAAATCTATGCCGGGCCGATAGACAGGCCAGAGGAGTGGAGGAAAGTTTACTCAGCTGGGGTTCCGGCACAGCCGATAGACGTTGTCGATGGAAAGATCTACATTCTCACGAAGGAAGGAGAGGGCCTTGGAAAGGTCATCGCAATCGAGGACGGCGAAATCGAGGAGGTTATTCCCGAGGGCGAGTTCCCCCTTGAATGGGCAGTTCTCGTTGATGGCAAAATCCTCGCCGGCAGGCTCGTCCATGCGAGCTACCGCCTTGAAGTCTATTCGCTGGACGGTGAAAAGCTCGGCGAGATAACCTTCGATCTTCCAGGAAGTGCCCATCCCCTCGACACCGATGGGAAGAGGGTGCTCATAAGGTATGAGAGCTTCACCGTTTCGTACAGGCTCTACGAGTTCGACGGCAGGCTTAACCTCCTCGATGGAAAGGAAGTCAGGGGCGAGTTCACGGTAAGTGAAGACTTCGCCATCTCAAAGGACGGCACGAAGATACACTACTTCCTCGTGAAAGGCGAGAGGGACGAGAGGAAAGCGTGGGTCTTCGGCTACGGCGGCTTCAACATTGCCCTAACCCCGCGCTTCTTTCCGCAGGTGATCCCCTTCCTGAAGCGGGGCGGAACCTTTGGAATGGCCAACCTCCGTGGCGGCTCCGAGTACGGCGAGGAGTGGCACAGGGCAGGAATGAGGGAGAACAAGCAAAACGTCTTCGACGACTTCATAGCCGTGCTTGAGAAGCTCAAGGGTGAGGGCTATCGCGTTGCCGCCTGGGGCAGGAGCAACGGAGGGCTTCTGGTTTCCGCTACGCTCGTCCAGAGGCCGGACGTGATGGACGCGGCGCTGATAGGCTACCCCGTCATAGACATGCTCCGCTTCCACAGGCTCTACATCGGAAGCGTCTGGATTCCCGAGTACGGCAACCCCGACGACCCGAGGGACAGGGAGTTCCTGTTGAAGTATAGCCCGTACCACAACGTCAAGCCAGCGAACTACCCACCGACGCTCATCTACACGGGTTTACACGACGACCGGGTTCACCCTGCTCATGCGCTCAAGTTCTTCACGCTCCTGAAGGAGGTAGGTGCCCCCGTTTACCTCCGCGTTGAGACCAAGAGCGGTCACATGGGTGCGTCACCCGAAACTAGGGCGAGGGAGCTGACCGATTTGCTTGCCTTTGTCCTCAGGACGGTTTGA
- a CDS encoding inorganic phosphate transporter: MIVLVLPAVFMAWAIGANDSAKAVGTAVGSGVLGFKRAVLLIGIFTTLGVLIGGSGVSGTISGLAEGMSAGEVGLVLFSAASAVTLASLWGRPISTTQSIIGGLVGASLALGLPVDWWTVGRIASAWVLSPLVAALFAVMVYRLYKPLLRRIKCLRNLELTQKWLVFTAAAFSAFNLGANELSNVAGLMEGLGINGPFKLVLAITLALGALTFSYEVMMTVGRDISPLGPTSAFSSQFGASLAVSAANLIGLPVSSGQAIVGAISGLGIYKGERVNLKLIAGIVKGWVVAPVFAGAFSYVLVALLA; this comes from the coding sequence ATGATTGTGTTGGTGCTCCCGGCGGTGTTCATGGCATGGGCGATAGGCGCGAACGACAGCGCGAAGGCCGTCGGAACCGCCGTTGGTTCAGGCGTGCTCGGCTTTAAGAGAGCCGTGCTGCTCATAGGAATCTTCACAACGCTTGGCGTTCTTATAGGCGGTTCTGGTGTTTCCGGAACGATTTCTGGGCTCGCCGAGGGTATGTCCGCGGGCGAGGTCGGTCTCGTCCTCTTCAGCGCCGCCTCAGCGGTAACGCTCGCAAGCCTCTGGGGGAGGCCAATCTCGACCACCCAGTCCATAATCGGCGGCCTCGTCGGGGCTTCCCTTGCCCTTGGACTGCCGGTCGACTGGTGGACGGTTGGAAGGATAGCATCGGCATGGGTTCTCTCACCGCTCGTCGCCGCGCTCTTTGCAGTGATGGTCTACAGGCTTTACAAGCCCTTGCTCAGGAGAATAAAATGCCTGCGGAACCTTGAACTGACCCAAAAGTGGCTCGTCTTCACGGCGGCGGCTTTTTCCGCCTTCAACCTCGGTGCCAACGAGCTTTCGAACGTCGCCGGACTGATGGAGGGCCTGGGAATTAACGGCCCCTTCAAACTGGTTCTGGCCATTACCCTCGCTCTGGGAGCGCTAACCTTCAGCTACGAGGTCATGATGACCGTCGGGAGGGATATCTCACCCCTCGGTCCGACGTCGGCCTTTTCAAGCCAGTTCGGTGCATCTCTGGCGGTGAGCGCGGCAAATCTGATAGGTTTGCCGGTCAGCTCCGGTCAGGCCATAGTTGGAGCCATCAGCGGCCTCGGCATCTACAAGGGGGAGCGCGTGAACCTCAAACTCATCGCCGGAATCGTGAAGGGCTGGGTGGTAGCCCCGGTCTTCGCCGGCGCTTTCTCCTACGTCCTCGTCGCGCTTCTGGCTTAG
- a CDS encoding glycosyltransferase, which yields MNPLLLGLAVVFLWDGYFFFNYIISLFHNYGIREWTPKVSIIIPAYNEGKRVLRAINSALEQDYPDLEVIVVDDGSEDNTFEVASSVKDPRLRVYRKEHGGKAKALNFGLSKAIGEIIITTDADSYLERDAIKELVRRFYSDEVLGVGGQVRVAGSSFLERAQDAEHLRIAMFRRAKELDDLSLAPGPVAAFRREALERIGGFVEDIVEDYATTKAVKELGKVVYAPRARAWTEMPRSLSALWRQRKRWFLGDLKNLGGGFTKDLTFLLASDVVAFLDVVVPPLLLITGNFALFALWWFFETFTMLLPTLFEGGRLINALLFPLIVWFWAAFYLTLHIYGYLSVLLRRV from the coding sequence ATGAACCCGCTCCTCCTGGGCCTGGCGGTGGTCTTCCTCTGGGACGGTTACTTCTTCTTCAATTACATAATTAGCCTTTTCCACAATTACGGAATTAGGGAATGGACGCCGAAGGTCTCCATAATAATCCCCGCCTACAACGAGGGGAAGAGGGTTCTGAGGGCCATCAACTCGGCCCTTGAGCAGGATTACCCCGACCTCGAGGTCATAGTAGTCGACGATGGAAGCGAGGATAACACCTTCGAAGTGGCTTCCTCCGTAAAAGACCCCCGTCTGCGGGTCTACCGGAAGGAACACGGCGGAAAGGCAAAGGCTCTTAACTTCGGCCTATCAAAGGCCATTGGAGAGATTATAATCACAACCGACGCCGACAGCTATCTCGAACGGGATGCCATTAAGGAGCTGGTGAGGCGGTTCTACTCGGATGAAGTCCTCGGCGTCGGCGGTCAGGTTCGTGTCGCCGGAAGCTCATTCCTTGAAAGGGCCCAGGACGCGGAGCACCTCAGGATAGCGATGTTCCGCAGAGCCAAAGAGCTCGACGACCTGAGCCTCGCGCCCGGTCCGGTAGCGGCCTTCCGCAGGGAGGCCCTTGAGAGGATCGGCGGCTTCGTCGAGGATATCGTTGAGGACTACGCGACGACGAAGGCCGTGAAGGAGCTCGGGAAGGTGGTGTACGCCCCGCGCGCGAGGGCCTGGACCGAGATGCCGAGGAGCCTATCAGCCCTCTGGCGCCAGAGGAAGCGCTGGTTTCTGGGAGACCTGAAGAACCTCGGTGGTGGCTTCACCAAGGACCTGACCTTTCTGCTCGCCTCGGACGTCGTGGCCTTCCTCGATGTAGTTGTGCCACCGCTTCTCCTCATTACCGGCAACTTTGCCCTCTTCGCCCTCTGGTGGTTCTTCGAGACCTTCACGATGCTTTTACCCACTCTCTTCGAAGGCGGCAGATTGATAAACGCACTCCTCTTTCCGCTCATTGTCTGGTTCTGGGCGGCCTTTTACCTGACGCTCCACATCTACGGTTATCTCTCAGTGCTCCTGCGAAGGGTATGA
- the mrtA gene encoding CPBP family archaeomyxosortase MrtA: protein MRFRRNPYVLYVISLPFILAVRYSDGGIFRWAGYNFLFYFVAPLLLARAMGFERNELGVGIGKRTGYMWALVLFILTVPLSLYGTTIPAMKEYYPIFEYSGWGDFVLKELAIGLIMFSHEAFYRGIILFPLARKNEWLGILAQDVPYALVHIGKPGIEVPYSFVAGIIFAKLDLKGESFVPSFLLHWLGSVLFDLLCVLL, encoded by the coding sequence ATGAGGTTCAGACGAAACCCCTATGTTCTCTACGTTATCTCTCTTCCTTTCATCCTTGCAGTTAGGTACAGTGATGGTGGAATTTTCCGCTGGGCGGGCTACAACTTTCTCTTCTACTTTGTCGCCCCCCTGCTACTTGCAAGGGCGATGGGTTTTGAACGAAATGAGCTCGGCGTTGGAATTGGGAAGCGTACCGGCTACATGTGGGCGCTCGTTCTCTTCATCCTCACCGTCCCGCTGAGCCTCTACGGGACAACGATACCCGCGATGAAGGAGTATTATCCCATATTCGAATACTCCGGCTGGGGTGACTTCGTCCTCAAGGAGCTGGCCATTGGGCTGATAATGTTTTCCCACGAGGCATTTTACAGGGGTATTATTCTCTTCCCCCTCGCCAGAAAGAACGAATGGCTCGGCATTCTCGCCCAGGATGTGCCATACGCGCTCGTTCACATTGGAAAGCCCGGCATAGAGGTTCCATACTCGTTCGTGGCCGGGATAATCTTTGCCAAGCTTGACCTCAAGGGCGAAAGCTTCGTTCCAAGCTTCCTCCTCCACTGGCTTGGGTCGGTTCTCTTTGACCTGCTCTGCGTCCTTCTCTGA